CTGCATTACAAGGAAGGGTAGAATACCGCGCAACCGGCTACCGATATTCACCTGATAAAGCAGGGCTTTGTTATATTGCAGTAGATAAAAAGAATATTTTTAATATGAGTGATAAAACGACCTTAATCAAATGGTATCAGACGGATCAGGAGATTAAAAATGATGCAGCTATCCAAATTCCAATCAGCGATGAAGAAATTGAAGCGGTAAGGAAAGAATCAAAGGGCGCCATTCCTGAGGACCGTTTACAAGTAATAGCTAGAAGTCGAAAGCTAACAGAACTTTCAAAAGAAATTTTGGCAGCGCAATCAGCACTTAGTAAATCAAATTTTACGGTAGTCGCTACTAAGTTTTTAGCCACGCCTATTGATGAAAGCTTAGAGGGCAAGGATATCCTGTTGAATATTCTCGCGTTGATGGACAGACGGCTTGGAAAAAAACGACTGTTAAACATGTCCGAGAAGATGAAGTTAAAGCATCCTATTGTGCAGTATTTTTATGAATTACGAGTGGGTAAGTTGTAGTTATCACGTAACGGGTACTCTTTAGCGGAGCAAAAATTAAAATAACTATTTAAATCCCCTGTGAAATCTATTTATTTCACAGGGGATTTGGTCTACTATATCGCACAGGAATGGGGACTTCATAAAAATTAAAATGTTTCAGTTTTTATTTTTAATTTTTTTTCAATACTTTTAAACAAATAAATCAATACATTAACAGAAAAAATAGTCAACATAATGCTAGTAATTGCTCGCATTAAATAGGTATCTTTTGGGTATCCAAAAACAATATAGCCTATAGCATATATTGCTGCTATCCATTTGATTATAGTAAAAATGGTTTTCTTCAAGTTGCTCACCTCATTCTCACTGTAGTTCGATTAAAACTTATTTATCATTATAAACTAATTACTAATTTTTACATATTCCGAATTAGTCGCATTACTTAGTATTACCACTTTCACATATGATTTAGTTAAACTAGGGACTTTCGATTGGAATCCTCTTGCAATAATAATTTGTATGATTGGGGGCAATAGTATTAAAAAAGAATACTAAAAACCCTCAATCTAAAATAAACTAATAAATGCTATAAAGCAGAAGCACGGATGAATACAGTGTCAATTTCATGGGCTATTTCAAGTATTGTTTTGTGATTTGTGATTCAAAAGAGGACCCGTAAGATAATCTGTGTTCCTCTTTTACACTAATTTTAAGAAATCCAAAATTTTTTTGAAATAGCTCTCATAAATACCATCCTTTTATCACAGCTTAAAGGTACAACGTTTGTTATTCACATCATAGAGCGGGAGTAGATGGAATGGGTTTATTTGCAAATAAAGGACCGGCAATTGGAATTGATTTAGGTACAGATAATATATTGATTTATTTAAGAAATGAAGGGATTGTAGTAAATGAACCTACTATAATCGCGATTGATACCAAAACACAAAAAGTCTTGGCGGTTGGAGAGAAAGCGAAAGCGATGCAAGGGCGTACACATGCTGGTATTAAAATTGTACGACCTATACGTGATGGGGTGATTACTGACTTTACAGCTACTTCGGCATTACTTCAACATTATGTGAAAGAACTATCTGCGAAAAGATTTGGAAGTCGAAAACCTTTTATCGTCGTTTCGATGCCCACAGATATAACGGCAGTAGAACGCCGTGCTGTCATTGAAGCAGCCATACAAGCCGGTGCAAAAGAAGCCATTGTTGTCGAGGATACGGTTGCCGCAGCGATTGGTGCTGGGTTACCGGTTTGGGAACCAACTGGATCGATGATTGTCGATATTGGTGGTGGTACAACAGAGGTAGCGATTATTTCACTAGGTGGGGTCGTAGTAAGTAATTCGATCAAAGTCGGTGGAGATGAGATGGATCATTTAATTATTAAGCATGTTAAAAATAAGCATCATCTACTAATTGGTGAAGCAACAGCGGAACAAATAAAAAATAATATTTTTAGTGAAGAACAAAACGGAAAAATGATTGTTGGCGGTCGTGATGTTGTAAAAGGGTTACCCCAAAAAATTGAGTTGACAGCAACTGAAGTTGAACAAGTATTAAAAGAAGCGATTGATCAAATTAATGGAGTCATTAAACAAACACTTGAACTAACGCCACCTGAAATTGCTGGGGATATTATTGAACGTGGCTTGCTTCTTAGTGGTGGTATTGCGCTATTACCTTGGCTTGAAAAAAGTATTAGTGAAGAGACGAAATTACCGGTAATTTTAGCAGAAAATCCTTTAGAAAACGTAGTAAACGGGACAGCTAAAATTATTGAAAATAATAATTTCAAGGAGTTCCTGTAGGGGAATAGGTAGGTCAAAGTTAATGCGAAACGGTTGCTTGGTGGTGTTAGTATAAATTAAGAAGAATGAATTCCTCCGATGAATTCGTTCTTTTTCTTGTTTATAAAAGGGATTGTTGATTTTTTTGTAGAAAGTATTGAATACTGGAAGGTTAAAGAAACGAACTAACTGCAAAGGAGAGGGAAGTTAATTATGATAAATATTTTCGTTGGGTTAATCTTTGTTTTCTTCAAGACAAATTTAAGTTTTTTGGATATCGGCGTAACTTATTATGTAACCAATATTATTGGCTATATGTCGATTTATTTGGGGATAAACGAGTTGGGGAAAACGAATCAAAAATTGTTAAAGATCAGACCTTATATCATTATTATGATTGCTCATAGTCTTATCTTTTTCTTATTAAATATTACAGACAATTCGCCGTTAAAGGTAGCTTTGTCCTCAACACCAGAGGTAATTATAGCTTTAGTGGGGTTTGTGTTTATTATAGCGGGCATGTTTTTAGTATTTGTGATTATTTCCCTAATACTGGACAATTTAATTAGTAAAGTGAATAAAGAACTGTTATATAATCTAGTAAACATGATGATGCTATTATTCATCTTGTCAGGTATAAGTACATACTTTCAGAATTATATTCCAATGCTAGCAACCGTTATAATGGGTGCTTTATTAGTAATGGAAGTATTATTTTTAATTAGCTATTATTACGTTTTTCGTTCAGATGAAAAATACACATAAATATAACAGACAGAAAAGAGCTGCAAACAGGCAAATCTTTTCTGTCTATTTTTTGAAACAATATTAATAATAAAGCTCCCAGCCAAAAATTAAGATAACAATTAGTATTGCAGAGACACAAGAAAGTGCATAGCGAATTTTTTGACCGCGTGTTGTCGTTATTTTCCGCCATTCTACTAATAGTGCTACTATACAAACTGCGACTATGCCAAGATAAGCATAATTTATCCATAAATGAATTCTTAGCGCGGCATAAGGAGTGTAATTAAATGCTCTATAAAATAAAATAATTAAATTTATAACAGGTACAATATTCGCTAAAAGTAGTATTGCTTCCCATTTTTTTGAAGTTGTAGATTGAACTGTTTTTTTTCTGTTATTTATGGATTGAATTAAGCTGATTACTAGAGTGATGACTGTATAAAGAATACTAAAAGTTACAGCTAAGATACTGAGCAGCTTAAAGATTTTTGAACTTTGAGATACCGGTATCATATCGCTTGTTAGTGTTGAAATTTTTTCTATTTGCCCATTATTCAATGTCATATGAAGATGATCATTGGAACCATCTGTCGATTGATAAAGATACTGAGCAATTTGTTCATACGTCACTCCAAAAGCATTCATTCTGTTTGGTTCTGTTATTTCAATATTAGTTATATTTAGCGCCCCATATAGCTTGCTGAAACCTTTATAGGGCTGCCTTGCAAAGTAATAACTTCCCTCATGCTTCTGCACATGGGGCATGGCTTGATTTTCGTTTGCGGGTGAATATTCTCCGTACAGGAGTGTAGGTAAGCCATAACTAAGCGCTACTTCATTCTTCTGATTGGTCATGATAATTACACCTAATTTGTTATCTTTGGAAAAGATGAAATTGCTAGAAAAACTATCCGTATTTCCTGCATGCCCTAATACATCTACTGCATAAAGACCTTCCCAAAAACCATGCGCATTTCGTGGTAAGCCATTATCATAGAAATCACTCGTCGTCAGCATTTCTTCTAATGTACGATTGTTTTGAAATAAGGGGCTATTCTCACCATCTATTGGCATAAGCGCCGTCATAAATTTAGCTAAATCCGCTATCGTACCAATTGCACTGCCAGCTGGATACATACCGATATAGATTCGCTCATTTTTTGAAATACTTAACTCACCTTCACTACCATGATATCCAAATACTGCATCTCTTTTTGTCGCTATATTTAGGTTATCTTGCTGTGTAGGGTGAATTGATGTGTCTTTCATATTCAAAATAGAAAAGATATGTTCATTTACATATTCATAAAATGGTTGTCCAGTAAGATGTTCTACAATCAAAGCGGCCAGTGCTACACCATAGTTTGAATAGGCAACTATACTTCCTGGTTCATGCACTTGAGAAGACTTAACAATGTGAAGCATTTCTTCTAAGGGCTTTATTTCATTTGCTGACTTATAGAATAAATCTAAATATCTATCCTCCCATCCAGCATTATGGTGCATAAGATTTAACATCGTAATAGGAGCATTATATTGCAGTTTGGTTAAAAATCCGTCTGGTAAATACGTGCGGATATCTTCAGTTAATTCTAACTTTCCCTGCTCTACAAGTTGCATGACACTGGCCCATACAAGAAGCTTCGTAACGGAACCCCAATCAAAAACAGTATCTGGTGTGACTTTAATCTGATTTTCAATATCTGCGTAGCCATAGGAAGTATTCATGAAAAGTTCTCCGTCCTTCACAATTACAACATTCGCTCCAGCTGTAGATGTTCCAATATATTTAGAAACATATTCATCCACACGATCCTTTAGTTCAGTATAAGGAATTCCTGAAGGTGTCATCACATCTTCATTTGCAGAAACGGCTGAAACAGAAAAAAACACCAGTACAAATACCATTAAAAATATTTTTCTCATTAACGCGCCCTCATTTAACGTAGATTTTTATAAATGTTTAATTATTCCAATTAATTGTATTCTAACAAAGAATAATTAACTAGTAGGGGAGCGAAACTGTACAATTTTGGGGATCTCATCTTCAAAATCAATCATGAAATGAAAAGTTCACTGTAATTTCTTGTGGAATCAACATCTTCTTAAATTTTTGCTTTTTTATGAATATTTTTATATTAATAAAACAAAAAAATAATATGATTTATAGTATTGACGTTATAAATTAAACTTGATATCATTCATCTACAGTTTTAAAAAAAAGATATATACCTTGTATAAATTCAAGAAGATGGCTTGAAAGTTTCTACCAGCTACCGATACTAGCTGACTACAAGGAATGGGAAATTAATAATCTATTTTTTCCATTTTGTAGAGAAGCTTTGGCCATAGTGGTCAAAGCTTTTTTTATATTCTAAAAAAATAAATTATTTCCCATTCAATCAAATCTAGCAACTAGGAGCTTACAACATGAAAAACTTTTTTAAATTTAAAGAACGGGGAACTTCGTATAAAACGGAAACGCTTGCCGGGATTACGACCTTCTTATCGATCGCTTATATTTTAATCGTCAATCCCATTATCCTCAGTCAATCTGGCATGGATCACGGGGCGGTATTTACTGCAACGGCGCTTACTGCAATCATCGGAACACTGCTGATGGGCTTACTTGCGAACTTCCCAATCGCCATTGCACCTAGTATGGGATTAAACTCATTCTTTACGTTCTCTGTCTGTATCGGAATGGGCATTGATTGGCAAGTTACGTTAACGGGCGTTTTTGTTGCTGGGATTATTTTTGTGCTTTTAAGTTTATTTAAAATCCGAGAAAAGATTATTAATATCATTCCAATCGATTTAAAATATGCAATCGCTTCGGGTATTGGATTCTTCATCACATTTGTCGGGTTAAAAAATGGTGGTATTGTGGTCGGTAATCCAGATACATTTGTGTCGATTGGCGATTTAACGTCACCGATGACACTACTAGCTATTCTAGGGATTATTCTGACAATCGTTATGTTAGTACGTGGCATCAATGGCGGGATTTTCTATGCCATGGTCATTACAACAATTGTCGGGATGCTTTTCGGTCAAATCGAAGTGCCTTCATCGATTGTTGGTAGTATCCCAAGCCTAGAGCCTACATTTGGTGTGGTATTTGGCCATCTAGATGAGATTTTTACACCAGAAATACTGACAGTTATTTTCACGTTTTTAATCGTAGCCTTCTTTGATACCGCGGGTGCATTAATTGGACTAACGAGCCAAGCAGGCATGATGAAAGACAATAAGATTCCGAATATCGGTAAAGGCTTACTTGCTGATTCGGCTGCGGGTGTCATTGGCGCTGTTTTAGGTACATCAACACCTGCGACAAGCGTTGAATCTTCTGCTGGTATTGCTGTCGGCGGGAAAACGGGCTTTACGTCTGTTGTCATTGCAGCTTGTTTTGTGATCGCGTTATTCTTCTCCCCACTTGTGAGCGTTATTTCAGTGGAAGTGACGTCAGCGGCATTAATTATTGTCGGTGCACTAATGGCGATGGAAATCCGTCGCATCAACTGGACGAAGCTAGAAATTGTCATTCCGGCATTTTTAACAATTATTATGATGCCGCTAACTTCTAGTGTTGTTATCGGGATTGGGTTAGGTTTTGTTCTTTATCCAATATGTTTAATCGCACAAAAGCGTGCAAAAGAAGTTCATCCAATTATGTATGTGCTTTGTCTATTATTCCTTTTATACTTTGCGTTTATCGTTTAAATCAAATCGAGATGGTTTCTGTATTATACAGGAGCCATCTTTTTTTCGGTTTTAAACGCAGTTTTGTAGTTGTTCAGCTAAAAATAACGATTTATTGATTAGATGCATCAGAAAGTGTGCAATATTGGAGAAGAGGGGTTTTAGGCTATTTACTAAATGCTGCTACAGTGAAGGAGAAAAGCGATGAGAGAAAATGTTATGTATACAGTTTTAGGGTACATTGTGTTTGCAATTGTATTTTTTCCGTTGCTCGTTTTTAATCATGCATTATGGATAGGACTGGTCGTGTTAGTTACGATTATTGGCTCGATTTTATTTGGGCAATGTGTGAAGGTAATGGTGGAAAGTTATAAGCGGAGAAAGAATAATCAATAGTCGCAATAGTCACTAGCTTAATTAAGGATCTTCATTTGGAACAAGAATTTAAATAAAATCAGTTTAAAAAGTAATTCCGCGGACAAGTTGCGGACAAAAGAGTAAACAGATGGTCTGTATTACTCTTTTTTTCGTTGTTCTGTTTTATCTGTAGTAGGCAGGTGTTTTCTTTGTTCTAAAATTAGGGCTATTAAGGGGTTTATGTTAAAATTTAGGGTAATCTAACTTGGAGGAATACATAATGAAAATAAAACCGACAAAAAAAGTCTTATTATCATGGATGGATAGTTATGTACCAGAAAAAGACTTATTTTTCCTATCGAAAGAACAACTTAATAATGAAATTGACTTAAAAGATGTGTTATTAATGCCAATAGACGAGTTTTATAATCACAGTACATATGGACAATTAAATTATCTAAATAGTTATGAGTATTGGAATATAAAGAATGCTCAATACGTAATCATTGCTGAAAAGGAATGGATTGAAAGTAGGTCTGTAGAGGTCAAACAATTAATTTTAAATTCTCAAGTGCAAAGTGAAAGAGGGCTAGTACTACCCGTCTCATTTATACAAGAGATAGAAAAAATCCCTTCAAGTTATGTGGTGAATGGACACGTGGTCATTCAGCGTTCCATGTGGGAGAAACTTGACGAATCATCTAAAGAGCAGTTACTTACAACAATGGTTTATGAATGGTGGGATAAAGGAGAATGTGAGAAATCACCGATGTCTTTACCTAGTTTTCTAAAACCTTTTGCCAATACTTTTGGTCGTTTCCAAGGTGCAAATTGTTTAGCTGCAGTTTTATTTGCAATTTCAAAAGGGAAACAAGAGTGGTTTATTTATGAATGGATCCACCAAAAAACATTTCTTGAAAAGTTAAATCAGTATCACTATGAGGAGTTCTCAGGTGAAGTATTACACCAAGGGAACATCGTAATTTGGAAAGATGAAAATGACATCATTCAACATGCTGCTTATTATATTGGAGAAGGGCTCTATTTCAATAAACATGGACAAACAATGTTTAACCCTTGGAAGATACTTTCGAAAGAAGAACTTTATAAAGAGTGGGAACATCTGACACTTGTGAACTATCGACAATGTAATTGAGCAATTAAGGGGGAGCAACTTGAACTTATTTAATATCATAAAAAACAAACAACAATATTGGCTCGTTGATCAAATCAAAAAAGATGATATTCCAATAGAATCATACTTACATCAATTTACACAAATCCTGGAGGAATGGGACCATCAGGGGATTGGCTACTTATCTTTACTTATGGATGAACGTTTTGAAAGCTGGCTGCTTCAAAAAAAGTTTTCCAAGATTTCAAGTATTGAAGAGTACATAAGGGAACTAGCTAGTTTACCGCAAATCGATGATCAAATTTGTTGGCATTCTCTTTCAGAAGGATGGCTAGATGACCAGGAATTTGGGGAATTATACGATCTATGCCGATTAGAGTCTGCCAATAAGAATATAAATCAGCCAATAGATCAAGTCATGCTTTCGCTTAAAAATGAATTGGGTACAGAGTGGCGCCGGCATTGTTATTATTTCACAAAGGATGAAGCGTTAATTGGGATAAGCATTCCTCATATTGAAATGGGAACAGAAGACGAGGGAAGGTTATTTTATTTTGGCGTAGTCCCAAGTTTAAGAGGGCAAGGGCTGGGGGTAAAAATCCATAAAATCAGTCTCGCATTACTCAAGAACTTCCGGGCTAACTATTATGTCGGCAGCACCGACGTGAACAATTCTCATATGATTAAGATCTTTGAGAAAAATGGATGTGAACTCCGCGATCGAAAAGGGATTTATAAGATTATTAAGTAAAAGCTACGGGGGTATCTATGAAAAAGCACTATTATTTAGGGTGGTTTAATAATTTTTTTCCAGACAAACTGGGCAGGGTGTTACAGGAGGACATAACGGATAGAAAATCGCTTGTTATGATTAGCTCGAATCCATTATTTTATGAAGATGATGGTGCTACTGAACGCTCGTGGCTTGACCAGGCCGGCATTCTGTTTGATGAATATCATTTAATTAATTATCGCGTACAGAAGGAAGATGCCCAAACATTAATTCAAAAAGCATCCGTCATTTTCTTGTTGGGTGGAAATACTGTTAAACAAAATGAGTTTTTAGTGGATTATGAATTGTCGGATTGGATTAAAAATAGCAGCGCCATTGTGATGGGAGCAAGCGCGGGTGCAATCAATATGTCCGCTAAATGGTTATGCTCTAAAAACTTTGGCTATAACGTTGAAACAAGCTCTGTTTACGAAGGGGTCGGGCTTGACGATTTTTCCATCCTATCTCATTTTGATCTTGAAAATAACATGGCGCTAGTTCAAGAAGAATTGTCTACCTTATCGGAAGAAATGAATGTTTATGCATCAAACAAAGATTGCGCTGTACGTATAAAGGGAGACAAAATCGACATTCTTGGTCAGGTATATTTAATTTCCCACTCAAAGATTCAGAAGATGGATGAGACGCTCTAGTAAAGATTGCATTAGCTAGCATTGCAACATTCCTCACAATCAGTTCAAACCATTGCTAGGCATGAATTTTATCAGATGAGTATAAATAAAGTTCCACAAAAAGCCGTAAATGTTGATTTAACGACATTTACGGCTTTATTGGATGTCCCTTTTATTTGGGAACGTTATTTGTATAAGCAATTCATTCCTTATCTTTAAAATAATCTTCTGCTAAAATAGCTAGGTAATCCATATCTTCATATACATCACCTTTTAAAAATTCTTGTTTGTGCCGTCCTTCCCAGACCATTCCAGACTTCTCCATCACTTTTCTTGAAGCTATATTTCTCACCATACAGCGACTATAAACTCTATTTAATTGGTGTTCTTTAAAGCCATAATCCATTATTTTTTTACAGGCTTCGGTTGCATAACCCTTGCCCCATTCTGGTACGTCGATAAAGTAGCCTACTTCGGCATTTTTGTGATTTTTGGAAATCGCAACCAACCCACAATTTCCGATATAGCGACCATTTTCTTTTAAAAATACAGCAAATTCATACGCTGTTCCTTGCTCAAAACTTTTTTGTAAATAAGAAATCCAGCTATCTACAACTTCACGAGGATATGGATGTGGAATCATCACCATTGTATCTGCAATTTCTTTATGCTTTACGACCCGATAAATCTCGTCTGCAAATTCGTGTTCATAAGGCTTTAAAAGTAATCTTTCTGTTTCTAAAATCATTTTTATTCCCCCTTTAAATTAAAAAAGCCCTAATCGAATAATCGATTAGGACGAATTTTTTCGTGGTACCACCTAACTTTACAAATAGCTCCCACTATTTGCCTTTGCCAGTACGAGTTCATACTGCTGCTGTTGTAACGAGTGCAAATCTCGTCGTAGCCTACATATCGGTACGAAGCTCAAAGGTCATTTTCAGTAAATTTGTTTTGCTTCATTTCCACCATCAGAAGCTCTCTAAAAAACTCCAATACTTACTCTTCCTTATCAACGCCATAGAGTATACATTTCATTTTAACTGAATTTTCTAATATATCAAGTATTTATATAATAATGGCACCCAAAGCGATGTTTGGTCGCATTTTCATTCCCTTTAAAAGAAAGGTATTAAGACCTTAGAAAATCCATACATAAAATCCCTTGGTTTTTTCATGTAAACGCCATCCCGATTTGCGGTAATATTCATTTAAATTACAATCAATTGGGCAGAGTGAT
The sequence above is a segment of the Solibacillus sp. FSL H8-0523 genome. Coding sequences within it:
- a CDS encoding rod shape-determining protein, giving the protein MGLFANKGPAIGIDLGTDNILIYLRNEGIVVNEPTIIAIDTKTQKVLAVGEKAKAMQGRTHAGIKIVRPIRDGVITDFTATSALLQHYVKELSAKRFGSRKPFIVVSMPTDITAVERRAVIEAAIQAGAKEAIVVEDTVAAAIGAGLPVWEPTGSMIVDIGGGTTEVAIISLGGVVVSNSIKVGGDEMDHLIIKHVKNKHHLLIGEATAEQIKNNIFSEEQNGKMIVGGRDVVKGLPQKIELTATEVEQVLKEAIDQINGVIKQTLELTPPEIAGDIIERGLLLSGGIALLPWLEKSISEETKLPVILAENPLENVVNGTAKIIENNNFKEFL
- a CDS encoding serine hydrolase domain-containing protein, whose product is MRKIFLMVFVLVFFSVSAVSANEDVMTPSGIPYTELKDRVDEYVSKYIGTSTAGANVVIVKDGELFMNTSYGYADIENQIKVTPDTVFDWGSVTKLLVWASVMQLVEQGKLELTEDIRTYLPDGFLTKLQYNAPITMLNLMHHNAGWEDRYLDLFYKSANEIKPLEEMLHIVKSSQVHEPGSIVAYSNYGVALAALIVEHLTGQPFYEYVNEHIFSILNMKDTSIHPTQQDNLNIATKRDAVFGYHGSEGELSISKNERIYIGMYPAGSAIGTIADLAKFMTALMPIDGENSPLFQNNRTLEEMLTTSDFYDNGLPRNAHGFWEGLYAVDVLGHAGNTDSFSSNFIFSKDNKLGVIIMTNQKNEVALSYGLPTLLYGEYSPANENQAMPHVQKHEGSYYFARQPYKGFSKLYGALNITNIEITEPNRMNAFGVTYEQIAQYLYQSTDGSNDHLHMTLNNGQIEKISTLTSDMIPVSQSSKIFKLLSILAVTFSILYTVITLVISLIQSINNRKKTVQSTTSKKWEAILLLANIVPVINLIILFYRAFNYTPYAALRIHLWINYAYLGIVAVCIVALLVEWRKITTTRGQKIRYALSCVSAILIVILIFGWELYY
- a CDS encoding NCS2 family permease → MKNFFKFKERGTSYKTETLAGITTFLSIAYILIVNPIILSQSGMDHGAVFTATALTAIIGTLLMGLLANFPIAIAPSMGLNSFFTFSVCIGMGIDWQVTLTGVFVAGIIFVLLSLFKIREKIINIIPIDLKYAIASGIGFFITFVGLKNGGIVVGNPDTFVSIGDLTSPMTLLAILGIILTIVMLVRGINGGIFYAMVITTIVGMLFGQIEVPSSIVGSIPSLEPTFGVVFGHLDEIFTPEILTVIFTFLIVAFFDTAGALIGLTSQAGMMKDNKIPNIGKGLLADSAAGVIGAVLGTSTPATSVESSAGIAVGGKTGFTSVVIAACFVIALFFSPLVSVISVEVTSAALIIVGALMAMEIRRINWTKLEIVIPAFLTIIMMPLTSSVVIGIGLGFVLYPICLIAQKRAKEVHPIMYVLCLLFLLYFAFIV
- a CDS encoding GNAT family N-acetyltransferase, translated to MNLFNIIKNKQQYWLVDQIKKDDIPIESYLHQFTQILEEWDHQGIGYLSLLMDERFESWLLQKKFSKISSIEEYIRELASLPQIDDQICWHSLSEGWLDDQEFGELYDLCRLESANKNINQPIDQVMLSLKNELGTEWRRHCYYFTKDEALIGISIPHIEMGTEDEGRLFYFGVVPSLRGQGLGVKIHKISLALLKNFRANYYVGSTDVNNSHMIKIFEKNGCELRDRKGIYKIIK
- a CDS encoding Type 1 glutamine amidotransferase-like domain-containing protein, which gives rise to MKKHYYLGWFNNFFPDKLGRVLQEDITDRKSLVMISSNPLFYEDDGATERSWLDQAGILFDEYHLINYRVQKEDAQTLIQKASVIFLLGGNTVKQNEFLVDYELSDWIKNSSAIVMGASAGAINMSAKWLCSKNFGYNVETSSVYEGVGLDDFSILSHFDLENNMALVQEELSTLSEEMNVYASNKDCAVRIKGDKIDILGQVYLISHSKIQKMDETL
- a CDS encoding GNAT family N-acetyltransferase, which encodes MILETERLLLKPYEHEFADEIYRVVKHKEIADTMVMIPHPYPREVVDSWISYLQKSFEQGTAYEFAVFLKENGRYIGNCGLVAISKNHKNAEVGYFIDVPEWGKGYATEACKKIMDYGFKEHQLNRVYSRCMVRNIASRKVMEKSGMVWEGRHKQEFLKGDVYEDMDYLAILAEDYFKDKE